One window from the genome of Anopheles merus strain MAF chromosome 3R, AmerM5.1, whole genome shotgun sequence encodes:
- the LOC121596947 gene encoding transcription factor SPT20 homolog, with protein MATANAAVVVPPVPAADDQDYQESDKTRASNAEDFPNFRDFQIVKMVQHFRVVTDGSQEQLRLGFKCKTCGTTFNKTMQLLGHIRLHFEDEHTCRDCGKYFFDPNKLQVHIKAKHTINMLKCQLGCPRYSTPSFKCLQLHYERFHFVKIRMRELRKMDEAIRNGGTVMTQIISKKQQRKQLRTLEALRSGSSGEDSQGAEGPYEGEEEDMEQQQEEDEEEEEQAGEDEEVEEEQQPVPQQQQQQQQQQQPPQQQLLQPQIHLQQIQIQQPQLIHQLQPQQQYVIQTVEPVAVAAAPEEEDDGYDDDDDGSEKVLSETAEENALYDDQMQCCVCGAIFEEEQQLEQHENSHTAPLECSFCSMNFLQLPDIRAHYQARHQAISRPSQQYVIAHPSGSLVQQQALHQIVPNPHQLQHDQQQQQQHQQQQPQIQQAAQFIPSAANGAMTTMLVMQNGMLIPVHAIDSAQLTAVNPYQHQQAPTTTLTPIAQSPQIAWPITATPIATTHHHHHHQQQQILPPVHNQIEIIPLHSSPQAGGGGGVAAAGGGAQQHSIIASIGTSPQQQHQQQTQTLTPIQLSIKDASGNVIGGGGTAPNATGGYVINQIASIDPSYLKQIDPVLHQQQQQQQQQPQQQIHAQWHTSAQPQQQFHS; from the exons atggcaACGGCAAATGCAGCGGTCGTTGTTCCACCAGTGCCGGCTGCCGACGACCAGGACTACCAAGAGTCGGACAAAACGCGTGCCTCCAATGCGGAAGATTTTCCCAACTTTCGCGACTTCCAGATCGTCAAGATGGTGCAGCACTTTCGCGTCGTGACCGACGGGTCGCAGGAGCAGCTGCGGCTCGGGTTCAAGTGCAAAACGTGCGGCACCACGTTCAACAAAACGATGCAGCTGCTCGGCCACATACGGCTGCACTTCGAGGACGAGCACACGTGCCGGGACTGTGGGAAGTACTTTTTCGACCCGAACAAGCTGCAGGTTCACATCAA AGCGAAACACACGATCAACATGCTAAAGTGTCAGCTCGGATGTCCCCGCTACTCGACGCCCAGCTTCAAATGCCTTCAGCTGCACTACGAGCGGTTCCATTTCGTGAAGATACGCATGCGAGAGCTGCGCAAAATGGACGAAGCGATCCGGAACGGGGGCACCGTCATGACGCAGATCATTTCGAAGAAGCAACAGCGCAAACAGTTGCGCACGCTGGAAGCGTTGCGCTCTGGTTCGAGCGGAGAGGATTCGCAAGGGGCGGAAGGTCCGTACGAGGGCGAGGAGGAGGATATggaacagcagcaggaggaggatgaggaggaggaggagcaagCCGGAGAGGATGAGGAAGTCGAGGAGGAACAGCAACCAGTaccccagcagcaacagcagcagcagcagcagcaacaaccgcCGCAACAACAGTTACTGCAGCCACAGATACACCTACAGCAGATACAGATCCAGCAACCACAGCTAATACATCAGCTGCAGCCACAGCAACAGTACGTGATACAAACGGTCGAGCCGGTcgcggtagcagcagcaccggagGAGGAAGACGACGGgtacgatgacgatgatgacggtaGCGAAAAGGTCCTGTCGGAAACGGCGGAAGAGAACGCACTGTACGACGACCAGATGCAGTGTTGCGTTTGCGGCGCCATCTTcgaggaggagcagcagctGGAGCAGCACGAAAACTCGCACACCGCTCCGCTCGAGTGTAGCTTCTGCAGCATGAACTTCCTGCAGCTGCCGGACATACGGGCCCACTACCAGGCGCGCCATCAGGCCATCAGCCGACCGTCGCAGCAGTACGTAATTGCTCACCCGAGCGGGTCTCTGGTGCAGCAGCAAGCTTTACACCAAATCGTACCCAATCCACACCAGCTGCAGCacgaccagcagcaacagcaacagcaccagcagcagcagccgcagatCCAGCAAGCGGCTCAATTCATTCCGAGCGCAGCGAACGGCGCCATGACGACGATGCTGGTGATGCAGAACGGCATGCTCATACCGGTGCACGCAATCGACAGTGCGCAGCTGACGGCGGTGAATCCGTACCAGCATCAGCAGgctcccaccaccaccctaaCACCGATCGCCCAAAGTCCCCAAATAGCGTGGCCCATAACGGCAACACCGATAGCGAcgacccaccaccaccaccaccaccagcagcagcagatcctTCCGCCGGTTCACAATCAGATCGAAATCATCCCGCTCCACAGCAGCCCGCAagccggtggtggcggtggtgttgctgctgctggtggtggagcacagcagcacagcatCATCGCCTCGATCGGGACatcaccgcagcagcagcaccagcagcagacgCAAACGCTTACCCCGATTCAGCTGAGCATTAAGGATGCGAGCGGCAATGTGATCGGAGGGGGCGGGACGGCACCCAACGCAACCGGTGGCTACGTTATCAATCAGATTGCATCGATCGATCCAAGCTATCTGAAACAGATCGATCCAGTGttacaccagcaacagcaacagcagcagcagcaaccgcagcagcaaaTACATGCCCAGTGGCATACATCGGCCCAGCCGCAGCAACAGTTTCATTCGTAG